In Arthrobacter sp. PAMC25284, a single genomic region encodes these proteins:
- a CDS encoding helix-turn-helix domain-containing protein, giving the protein MTTAEAADFLGKPESTVRSYRWRGSGHGRLRSIRLDRAVRIYRSDVEQYKQDLDGQTARRNTSTASPTMIIPTPNERTHA; this is encoded by the coding sequence ATGACGACCGCGGAGGCTGCAGACTTTCTGGGCAAACCGGAATCGACCGTGCGCTCCTATCGATGGCGTGGCAGCGGACACGGAAGACTCAGGTCTATCCGTTTGGACCGAGCCGTCCGGATTTACCGTTCTGACGTGGAGCAGTACAAGCAAGATTTGGACGGGCAGACAGCCCGGCGAAACACCAGCACCGCATCCCCTACGATGATCATTCCGACACCAAACGAAAGGACACACGCATGA
- a CDS encoding HNH endonuclease gives MTTAEEFYLHYIRTGTPGWYDRLGILRQAIIKCDGPAVLDILRSRCVIDQEDPGGCWMWVGAKRSGYGFIGRGPTNRLAHRVSWEAARSFTQELGALSVHHKCGRRLCVNPQHLAAVTHLENNAEMMRRQFYEGRIAALEDALRMFDPNHELLTRLPKPLEPEE, from the coding sequence ATGACAACCGCGGAAGAGTTTTACCTCCACTACATCCGGACCGGAACTCCGGGCTGGTATGACCGCCTGGGGATATTGCGGCAGGCCATTATCAAATGCGATGGACCCGCAGTTCTGGACATCCTCCGGTCCCGCTGTGTGATCGATCAGGAAGATCCTGGCGGATGCTGGATGTGGGTTGGCGCCAAGCGGTCGGGATACGGCTTCATCGGCCGCGGTCCTACGAACCGTCTGGCCCACAGGGTCTCGTGGGAAGCGGCACGTTCATTCACACAAGAGCTCGGCGCACTAAGCGTGCACCACAAATGCGGGCGGAGGCTCTGCGTCAACCCGCAGCACCTGGCGGCCGTCACCCACCTTGAGAACAATGCCGAAATGATGCGCCGACAGTTCTACGAAGGCAGGATCGCGGCGCTGGAAGATGCCCTGAGAATGTTTGATCCCAACCATGAACTTTTGACAAGGTTGCCTAAGCCGCTCGAACCGGAGGAATGA
- a CDS encoding helicase associated domain-containing protein codes for MDRRLRRAPDAEWVLMYRRGLTRARIASLVRVPAAAVGYHLAIARRLDPGLEVEHQTAAGIAPAPRPSPMDLARMDEVIVWVSARGQWPKSKAPARDERALAQWLFRRRREAAAGILHSIYCDGLAQIPGWADNRRAAADEARWLHRLTQLAAFRDDGHDWPRHDDFDSEQEHILGVWIHTQRYTHRRGELDPVKLKLLDDTAPGWQTGRKRGRPRRL; via the coding sequence ATGGACAGGCGACTACGCCGCGCACCGGACGCGGAATGGGTGCTGATGTATCGGCGTGGACTGACCAGGGCCCGCATCGCTTCCTTGGTACGCGTCCCGGCGGCCGCCGTCGGATACCATCTTGCCATCGCCCGTCGTCTGGATCCTGGACTCGAAGTCGAGCACCAGACCGCCGCCGGTATCGCGCCGGCACCGCGCCCCTCCCCCATGGATCTCGCCCGCATGGACGAGGTCATTGTCTGGGTTTCCGCCCGGGGACAGTGGCCGAAAAGCAAAGCCCCCGCGCGAGATGAACGCGCTCTGGCTCAGTGGCTGTTCCGCCGGAGGCGCGAGGCCGCTGCAGGCATCCTGCACTCGATCTACTGCGACGGGCTTGCCCAGATTCCCGGGTGGGCCGACAATCGACGGGCGGCTGCGGACGAAGCGCGCTGGCTACATCGTCTCACTCAGCTTGCAGCCTTTCGCGACGACGGCCATGACTGGCCACGCCACGACGACTTCGACTCGGAACAAGAACACATTCTCGGGGTGTGGATCCACACCCAGCGGTACACGCACCGCCGCGGCGAACTCGACCCCGTGAAACTCAAGCTCCTGGACGATACCGCACCCGGGTGGCAGACCGGGAGAAAACGGGGACGCCCGCGCCGACTGTGA
- a CDS encoding DUF4190 domain-containing protein — protein sequence MRLEAWHVIIIVLLVAAFTIVLAVKRSQSAAGSKVNAGSIGYAPSGEPIHQQHPAGTNTFAILALIFGLLIGLLGIIFGHIARAQIKQTGQAGSGLALTGLILGYGWLALVLGAGFFLAS from the coding sequence ATGCGGTTAGAGGCGTGGCACGTCATTATCATCGTGTTGCTGGTAGCAGCTTTTACGATTGTCCTGGCCGTAAAGAGGTCACAGTCCGCAGCGGGGTCCAAGGTGAATGCCGGGTCAATCGGCTACGCGCCGAGCGGCGAACCGATCCACCAGCAGCATCCGGCTGGAACAAACACCTTTGCCATCCTTGCGCTGATCTTCGGGCTCCTGATTGGGTTGCTGGGCATCATCTTCGGTCACATCGCAAGGGCCCAGATCAAACAGACAGGGCAGGCTGGGTCCGGGCTGGCTTTGACCGGACTGATCCTCGGATACGGGTGGCTCGCCCTAGTCCTGGGGGCAGGGTTCTTCCTCGCCAGCTAG
- a CDS encoding SHOCT domain-containing protein, with amino-acid sequence MSKTAAVPSRSKGWIWLVVLGAIASLIGIIMGFQKAGGLCGSVFRPDSMAAELADTLRGSFGGYGASCDKSIASMAVPTWILIVVGIALILTGIIVRAIGSSRPAVMAAPAVSAVESEMDILSRIHAKGLLSDEEYEAKRAELVNRL; translated from the coding sequence ATGTCCAAAACCGCCGCCGTCCCGTCCCGCTCCAAAGGCTGGATCTGGCTTGTCGTTCTCGGCGCCATTGCCTCGCTCATCGGGATCATCATGGGGTTCCAGAAGGCCGGCGGGCTGTGCGGCAGCGTCTTTCGCCCCGACTCAATGGCCGCCGAGCTTGCCGACACCCTGCGGGGTTCATTCGGGGGATACGGTGCGTCCTGCGACAAGAGCATCGCCTCGATGGCCGTCCCGACCTGGATTCTTATCGTCGTCGGCATTGCCCTGATCCTCACCGGCATCATCGTGCGCGCCATCGGCAGCAGCCGGCCGGCTGTCATGGCGGCCCCGGCGGTTTCGGCCGTGGAATCCGAGATGGACATACTGTCCCGAATCCACGCGAAAGGCCTGCTCAGCGACGAGGAATACGAGGCCAAACGCGCGGAGCTGGTCAACAGGCTCTAA
- a CDS encoding site-specific integrase: MADIVILLAATGMRIGEALAIRWEDVDVTSTPITVTVSGTLVEKAGAFFRQGFAKSARGKRTFQLTDDWICEMVLRRHANQQETSTNAVFATRNGTFVRPSNFRDDLRRALGAAGITEKITPHAFRRTVATGISDHFTEKASSLQLGHSSPETTRKYYIERATLVPDYSSGLTHMAPAERD; this comes from the coding sequence TTGGCGGACATCGTAATCCTCCTCGCTGCTACCGGTATGCGTATCGGAGAGGCTCTGGCGATTAGATGGGAGGACGTAGATGTCACCTCGACACCCATCACGGTCACGGTCAGTGGAACTCTCGTAGAGAAGGCGGGGGCCTTTTTTCGGCAAGGGTTCGCGAAGAGCGCAAGAGGTAAGCGAACTTTTCAGCTGACCGACGATTGGATCTGCGAGATGGTTCTTCGTCGCCATGCAAACCAGCAGGAAACATCTACGAACGCCGTCTTTGCCACGCGAAACGGGACGTTTGTGAGGCCCTCCAATTTTCGCGATGATCTTAGAAGGGCGCTCGGCGCTGCAGGTATTACCGAGAAGATCACACCCCACGCGTTCAGGCGGACAGTGGCCACCGGGATCTCCGATCACTTCACTGAAAAGGCGTCGTCATTGCAGTTGGGCCATTCCTCCCCTGAGACCACACGGAAGTATTACATTGAGCGCGCAACTCTCGTACCCGACTACTCATCAGGGTTGACCCACATGGCTCCGGCCGAGCGTGATTGA
- a CDS encoding AlpA family transcriptional regulator, with protein MTPNSEPTTWMTRKEAALHMRLSPATLANWASLDYGPAFTRIGRGRVLYQMADIESWMALQTRPAV; from the coding sequence ATGACACCGAACTCCGAACCCACGACCTGGATGACCCGCAAAGAGGCCGCGCTGCACATGCGCCTGAGCCCCGCTACCCTCGCCAACTGGGCGAGTCTCGACTACGGGCCCGCGTTCACACGTATTGGCCGAGGCCGAGTGCTGTACCAGATGGCAGACATCGAAAGCTGGATGGCCCTCCAGACAAGGCCTGCCGTCTGA
- a CDS encoding N-6 DNA methylase: MPGPEERRNRVLFIDATARYQAVKNQNTLSDEDIEGIDAAYKQGLDIDGDGGLSLRLVHHDEIAENGFDLNIGRYIKGAAAAEADVEGALTAMFAAQDRLLEAQGTLATELKAAGFDA; this comes from the coding sequence CTGCCGGGGCCCGAGGAACGCCGAAACCGCGTCCTGTTCATCGACGCGACAGCCCGCTACCAGGCCGTCAAGAACCAGAACACCCTATCTGATGAGGACATCGAGGGCATCGACGCCGCTTACAAACAGGGCCTCGACATTGACGGTGACGGCGGTCTGAGCCTTCGGCTCGTCCACCACGACGAAATCGCCGAGAACGGCTTCGACCTGAACATCGGCCGGTACATCAAGGGCGCCGCAGCCGCGGAAGCCGACGTCGAAGGCGCCCTGACGGCCATGTTCGCTGCCCAGGATCGTCTCCTCGAAGCACAGGGAACGCTGGCTACCGAGCTGAAGGCGGCGGGCTTCGATGCGTGA
- a CDS encoding cellulase family glycosylhydrolase, whose translation MKLFSNTPRHAGRRRRAIAAGLVSSALAAGLALPLFAAVAHAVGPRGAAVSAGSSTPPTGWLHTAGSSILDSNNELFTIKAVSWFGMETTDCMPHGLWGTLTIDDALSAIKAMGFNTVRLPFSNECLAATSIKGNMNYWANRAYGLEGKTPLVLMDTVIARAKANGLSIILDRHRPSSASQSALWYTSAYPESRWISDWKMLAARYKNDSTVIGADLHNEPAGAATWGGAAATDWHAAATRAGNAVLAANPNLLILVEGIENQGNGTSTWWGGGLADAGAKPVTLVTPNRVVYSPHDYPASVYNQKWFSDANYPNNLPGIWDKNWGYLQKQGIAPVLLGEFGTMLQTTSDKQWMEKIVSYLGSNSMSFAYWSYNPNSGDTGGLVQADWRTPEAAKLAALAPLLGGTTPRPAPTATPTATPTVTAAPAPTATATPTPTPTASPTATAAPIPTSGPAISAVWKLSSSWTGGYVANISVTGLRAVSGWSVSWKDPNVTRVVNSWGLKCTVVPKVSVTCSGSDWVTKLAAGQKATVGLQVDSLKPPVNPVLTVR comes from the coding sequence GTGAAGCTCTTTTCGAACACACCACGCCATGCCGGTCGACGACGCCGGGCCATCGCTGCCGGACTCGTCAGCTCCGCGCTCGCCGCAGGACTCGCCCTGCCCTTGTTCGCAGCAGTGGCACATGCCGTGGGACCGCGCGGCGCTGCCGTGTCCGCCGGATCCTCGACCCCGCCCACCGGGTGGCTGCACACGGCCGGAAGCAGCATTCTGGACTCCAACAATGAGCTGTTCACGATCAAAGCCGTCTCCTGGTTCGGCATGGAGACGACAGACTGCATGCCGCACGGACTGTGGGGAACCCTGACCATTGATGATGCCTTGTCTGCCATTAAGGCGATGGGGTTCAATACGGTCCGCCTGCCGTTTTCGAACGAGTGCCTGGCGGCAACATCCATCAAGGGCAACATGAACTACTGGGCCAACCGGGCGTACGGGCTGGAGGGCAAGACGCCGCTGGTCCTGATGGACACGGTGATCGCCCGCGCCAAAGCCAATGGACTGAGCATCATCCTGGACCGGCATCGTCCGTCCTCCGCCAGCCAGTCCGCGCTCTGGTATACCTCCGCCTATCCTGAGTCGAGGTGGATCTCGGACTGGAAGATGCTCGCCGCCCGGTACAAGAATGATTCCACCGTGATCGGAGCCGACCTCCATAACGAACCGGCAGGCGCAGCCACCTGGGGCGGCGCAGCTGCCACCGACTGGCACGCAGCGGCCACCCGGGCAGGCAACGCTGTCCTGGCGGCCAACCCGAACCTGCTGATCCTCGTCGAAGGCATTGAAAACCAGGGGAACGGCACATCCACATGGTGGGGCGGCGGACTCGCCGATGCAGGCGCCAAACCGGTAACACTCGTGACGCCGAACCGCGTCGTTTATTCCCCGCACGACTACCCGGCTTCTGTCTACAACCAGAAGTGGTTCAGCGACGCGAACTACCCCAACAACCTCCCGGGCATCTGGGACAAGAACTGGGGCTACCTCCAGAAGCAGGGCATCGCGCCGGTCCTGCTCGGCGAATTCGGGACGATGCTGCAGACGACGTCGGACAAGCAGTGGATGGAGAAGATCGTCTCCTACCTCGGCAGCAACTCGATGAGCTTCGCGTACTGGTCCTACAACCCCAATAGCGGGGACACCGGCGGACTGGTCCAGGCGGACTGGCGCACCCCCGAGGCGGCCAAACTGGCTGCTCTCGCCCCGCTCCTGGGCGGCACGACGCCAAGACCCGCTCCGACAGCGACGCCGACCGCCACGCCGACAGTGACTGCCGCGCCTGCTCCGACAGCGACTGCCACGCCCACCCCGACGCCCACCGCCTCGCCGACAGCGACTGCCGCGCCCATCCCGACGTCGGGCCCGGCGATCAGTGCGGTCTGGAAACTGTCCAGCTCCTGGACGGGCGGCTACGTGGCCAACATCAGCGTCACGGGGCTCCGTGCGGTTTCAGGCTGGAGCGTGAGCTGGAAAGACCCTAACGTGACGCGCGTCGTGAACTCCTGGGGTCTCAAGTGCACGGTGGTGCCGAAGGTGTCGGTCACGTGCAGCGGCTCCGACTGGGTTACGAAGTTGGCGGCTGGCCAAAAGGCAACCGTGGGCCTGCAGGTCGACTCGCTGAAACCTCCCGTCAATCCGGTGCTTACCGTGCGGTAG
- a CDS encoding MFS transporter produces the protein MVSLAADVVSDGARPLAGPLLAQLGASALMVGLVTGGAEAAAQGLRLVFGPWADRTRKYWTFTLAGYALTAVCVPLLAAAPAAGAAGLVLAAVLIIGDRVGKAVRSPAKTVLLAAATKPVGRGRGFAVHKGLDLAGALIGPLIVSAVLAATGSLSWALAVLAAPAMVAIVLLVRLRRRVPGPDAVQGQGPDPSAHSDDGSGMASAGETAIPRPGTPPFFSRTFVLFAGAGFFWNAGLVAFGVISFHLTTEVAVAVSVIPLLYAGAMGAAALGALMTGLLYDRAGAAVLLTLPVLIAAIPVLALAPDAGLVLAGVLIWGTATGIQDSTVKALIADLVPSQRQGTAYGVFAGLAGAGALAGGALYGVLFDARPALIAAVATLQATALTLLIVAPRTSRKTGIPGRGGPA, from the coding sequence ATGGTCAGCCTTGCCGCCGATGTCGTGTCCGATGGCGCGCGGCCGCTTGCGGGCCCGCTTCTGGCCCAGCTCGGCGCGTCCGCGCTCATGGTGGGGCTCGTGACCGGCGGTGCCGAAGCCGCGGCCCAGGGCCTCCGGCTGGTGTTCGGTCCCTGGGCGGACCGGACGAGAAAATACTGGACCTTCACGCTGGCCGGCTATGCGCTGACGGCTGTCTGTGTCCCGCTGCTCGCGGCGGCTCCCGCGGCAGGGGCCGCCGGGCTGGTCCTTGCCGCGGTCCTCATCATCGGAGACCGGGTCGGCAAGGCGGTACGCAGCCCGGCAAAGACCGTCCTGCTGGCCGCCGCCACAAAGCCCGTCGGACGCGGCCGCGGCTTCGCAGTCCACAAGGGACTGGATCTTGCCGGAGCACTGATTGGGCCGCTGATCGTCTCCGCGGTGCTGGCCGCTACCGGCTCCCTGTCGTGGGCCCTTGCCGTGCTGGCTGCCCCCGCGATGGTCGCAATTGTGCTGTTGGTGCGGCTGCGGCGCCGGGTCCCAGGGCCGGACGCGGTCCAGGGCCAGGGCCCGGATCCTTCCGCCCACTCCGATGACGGGTCCGGAATGGCGTCCGCCGGCGAGACAGCGATCCCCCGCCCCGGGACGCCGCCCTTCTTCTCCCGCACTTTCGTCCTGTTCGCCGGCGCCGGATTCTTCTGGAACGCCGGACTGGTGGCCTTCGGCGTCATCTCGTTCCATCTCACCACCGAGGTTGCGGTTGCTGTCTCCGTGATTCCGCTGCTGTATGCGGGGGCGATGGGCGCTGCGGCGCTGGGCGCTTTGATGACCGGCCTCCTCTATGACCGCGCCGGAGCGGCCGTGCTGTTGACTCTGCCCGTGCTGATCGCCGCCATCCCTGTCCTGGCCCTGGCACCGGACGCCGGACTGGTGCTCGCCGGCGTCCTGATCTGGGGAACTGCCACGGGGATCCAGGATTCCACGGTGAAGGCGCTCATCGCCGACCTGGTGCCGTCGCAGCGGCAGGGCACCGCTTACGGCGTCTTCGCGGGACTTGCAGGTGCAGGCGCCTTGGCGGGAGGGGCTCTTTACGGGGTGCTTTTCGACGCCCGGCCCGCTCTCATCGCCGCCGTGGCCACCTTGCAGGCCACGGCCCTGACGCTGCTGATCGTAGCCCCGAGGACAAGCCGGAAAACCGGAATTCCGGGGCGCGGCGGCCCTGCCTGA
- a CDS encoding bacterial proteasome activator family protein: protein MRDQDDTQSAEDLPVEGTPVEGTPFVAADPQAMGSAAPAGRAKGSQLQDLVDEPAKVMRIGTMLKQLLDEVKSAPLDNAARARLAEIHQRSIRELEDGLAPELVAELERIHLPFADEATPSDAELRIAQAQLVGWLEGLFHGIQTAIAAQHAAREHAAAQLQLRQLPPGTMIAPGVIIGENGEPQRAAAPRPGPEPSSNPDSADPDRGPGQYL from the coding sequence ATGCGCGATCAGGACGACACCCAGTCAGCTGAAGATCTGCCGGTGGAGGGGACTCCCGTGGAGGGCACCCCATTCGTGGCAGCTGATCCCCAGGCAATGGGATCGGCCGCGCCGGCCGGCCGGGCCAAGGGAAGCCAGCTTCAGGACCTCGTCGATGAGCCCGCCAAGGTCATGCGGATCGGCACAATGCTTAAGCAGCTGCTGGATGAGGTGAAGTCGGCGCCGCTGGACAACGCAGCCCGCGCACGTCTGGCTGAGATCCACCAGCGTTCCATCCGGGAACTCGAAGACGGGCTAGCTCCGGAGCTGGTCGCGGAGCTTGAGCGCATCCACTTGCCATTTGCCGATGAGGCCACCCCGTCGGACGCTGAACTCCGTATCGCCCAGGCCCAGCTGGTCGGCTGGCTCGAAGGGCTCTTCCACGGGATCCAGACCGCCATCGCAGCGCAACACGCCGCCCGTGAGCACGCGGCCGCGCAACTGCAGCTGCGCCAATTGCCGCCCGGGACCATGATCGCGCCGGGCGTCATCATCGGCGAGAACGGCGAACCACAGCGCGCAGCAGCGCCCAGACCGGGTCCGGAGCCGTCGTCGAACCCCGACAGCGCCGATCCTGACCGCGGCCCCGGACAGTATCTCTAA
- a CDS encoding YbdD/YjiX family protein has protein sequence MGAVAGGFRGFATYFKGIMGADAYTKYLEHHTATGHADAPMTEREFWRDRTDRQDSNPQGRCC, from the coding sequence ATGGGTGCGGTTGCTGGTGGTTTCCGCGGGTTCGCCACGTACTTCAAGGGGATCATGGGCGCCGACGCCTACACAAAGTATTTGGAGCACCACACGGCCACCGGCCATGCGGACGCTCCAATGACTGAACGCGAGTTCTGGCGCGACCGCACCGATCGTCAGGACAGCAACCCGCAGGGTCGCTGCTGCTGA